One window of the Vigna radiata var. radiata cultivar VC1973A chromosome 1, Vradiata_ver6, whole genome shotgun sequence genome contains the following:
- the LOC106773561 gene encoding uncharacterized protein LOC106773561 translates to MFSSSPAMGSRNNTTLETVSAAATAIVTAESRVQPTAAPKKRWGGCWSQYWCFGSCKSSKSSKRIGHAVLVPEPVAPTGPTAAAAATAPPNPSTAIVMPFIAPPSSPASLIQSDPPSAIQSPPGLLSLSSLAANAYSSGGPASMFTIGPYAYETQLVSPPVFSNFTTEPSTAPFTPPPESVHQTTPSSPDVPFAQLLASSLDRARKSSGNQKFALYNYDFQPYQQYPGSPGGQLISPGSAFSTSGTSTPFPDRPPTLEFRKGETPKILGVEHFSTQRWSSRLGSGSLTPDGAGQGSRLGSGSVTPDGVGLASRLGSGCVTPDGLGQESRLGSGCLTPDGAGPTNQNISVENRISKEATLANSDSGHPSNATLVDHRVSFELTGEDVARCLANKTGVLLRNMSGSSQGILAKDPLDRERVQRDTDTSCNVCTEKTDDKPYNPVGEGEQCFHKQNSVNSSKEFNFDSSKGVVSGTGGSGSEWWTNRRVAGREGRSANSWAFFPMLQSEMN, encoded by the coding sequence AAAAAACGTTGGGGAGGCTGCTGGAGCCAATATTGGTGCTTTGGATCTTGTAAAAGCAGTAAAAGCAGCAAGCGAATTGGCCATGCTGTCCTTGTTCCTGAACCTGTTGCACCAACAGGTCCaactgctgctgctgctgctacTGCACCACCAAATCCTTCAACTGCCATTGTAATGCCATTCATTGCCCCTCCATCTTCTCCTGCATCTTTAATCCAATCTGATCCCCCATCTGCTATTCAATCACCGCCTGGATTACTTTCACTCTCTTCTCTTGCGGCCAATGCTTACTCTTCTGGTGGTCCAGCATCCATGTTCACCATTGGTCCATATGCCTATGAGACTCAACTAGTTTCTCCGCCCGTATTTTCCAACTTCACAACTGAACCATCCACTGCTCCTTTTACTCCCCCACCCGAATCTGTGCATCAAACAACACCTTCGTCCCCGGACGTTCCATTTGCTCAATTGTTGGCATCTTCTCTGGACAGGGCTCGGAAAAGTAGTGGGAATCAAAAGTTTGCATTATACAATTATGATTTTCAGCCTTACCAACAATATCCTGGAAGCCCAGGTGGCCAACTCATATCACCTGGATCAGCATTTTCAACTTCTGGCACTTCTACCCCATTTCCTGATAGACCCCCTACTCTTGAATTCCGCAAAGGGGAAACACCAAAGATCTTGGGTGTTGAACACTTCTCCACCCAAAGATGGAGTTCAAGACTAGGATCTGGATCATTGACACCAGATGGTGCCGGGCAAGGTTCAAGACTTGGCTCAGGATCCGTGACTCCTGATGGTGTTGGGCTGGCTTCGCGGTTAGGTTCTGGGTGTGTGACACCTGATGGTCTGGGGCAGGAATCCAGGTTAGGTTCTGGCTGCTTGACACCCGATGGTGCCGGGCCAACCAATCAAAACATCTCTGTGGAAAACCGGATTTCTAAGGAAGCAACTCTTGCTAACTCGGACAGTGGACATCCAAGTAATGCAACATTGGTTGATCACAGAGTTTCATTTGAATTAACAGGGGAAGACGTTGCTCGGTGTCTTGCTAATAAAACTGGGGTATTGCTTCGAAATATGTCAGGGTCCTCTCAAGGTATACTGGCCAAAGACCCTCTTGACAGAGAAAGGGTGCAAAGAGACACCGATACTAGCTGTAATGTGTGTACAGAGAAAACAGATGACAAGCCATACAATCCTGTTGGAGAAGGAGAGCAATGTTTCCATAAGCAGAATTCTGTAAATTCTTCTAAAGAATTCAATTTTGACAGCAGTAAAGGAGTTGTTTCTGGTACTGGTGGCAGTGGGTCTGAGTGGTGGACTAACAGGAGGGTTGCCGGGAGGGAAGGTAGATCAGCGAACAGCTGGGCTTTCTTCCCAATGTTACAGTCAGAAATGAACTGA